Proteins from one Faecalibacterium sp. I3-3-33 genomic window:
- a CDS encoding D-serine ammonia-lyase, with translation MVSPAKCIAGRSVADWIAAYPVVSDLCALKETAWVNPDKLPFAQAAAACPLTLADIEDAAARLERFAPYLAAVFPETAATGGIIESPVQPIPRMQQVLEERSGTRIAGQVWVKLDSHLPISGSIKARGGIYEVLKTAEDIALHSGMLHLTDNYAVLAEERFRKLFSQYSIAVGSTGNLGLSIGIMSAKLGFQVTVHMSADARQWKKDLLRSRGVKVVEYASDYSIAVTEGRKLAAGDPYCHFVDDENSKTLFLGYAVAALRLKKQLDAQGVTVDAEHPLFVYLPCGVGGGPGGVAFGLKMLFGDAVHCFFAEPTHSPCMMLGMATGENSRVCVQDFGIDNRTAADGLAVGRASGFVGGLMRPFMSGCYTLQDERMYTLLAQLADAEELFLEPSALAGMYGPVLTQPGQLLGAYTETALPAGALANATHLVWATGGNMVPREEMQCYYAKGKALAQG, from the coding sequence ATGGTTTCACCTGCCAAGTGCATTGCCGGGCGTTCCGTTGCCGATTGGATCGCGGCATACCCCGTGGTCTCCGACCTCTGCGCCCTGAAGGAAACTGCATGGGTAAACCCCGACAAGCTGCCCTTTGCACAGGCTGCGGCTGCCTGCCCGCTGACCCTTGCCGATATCGAGGACGCCGCCGCACGGCTGGAGCGGTTTGCGCCCTACCTTGCCGCCGTCTTTCCCGAGACCGCTGCGACCGGCGGCATCATCGAATCTCCTGTTCAGCCTATCCCCCGGATGCAGCAAGTGTTGGAAGAGCGCAGCGGCACCCGCATCGCCGGGCAGGTATGGGTCAAGCTGGACAGCCATCTGCCCATTTCCGGCTCCATCAAAGCCCGGGGCGGCATTTATGAGGTGCTGAAAACTGCCGAGGACATTGCCCTGCACAGCGGGATGCTGCACCTGACCGACAACTACGCTGTTCTGGCTGAAGAGCGCTTCCGCAAGCTGTTCTCGCAGTATTCCATCGCGGTAGGCTCTACCGGCAATCTGGGGCTGTCCATCGGCATCATGAGCGCGAAACTGGGTTTTCAGGTCACTGTGCACATGTCCGCTGACGCGCGGCAGTGGAAAAAAGACCTGCTCCGCAGCCGGGGCGTCAAGGTGGTGGAGTACGCCTCCGATTACAGCATCGCCGTGACCGAGGGGCGCAAGCTGGCGGCGGGCGACCCCTACTGCCATTTTGTGGATGACGAAAACTCCAAGACCCTCTTTCTGGGCTATGCTGTGGCTGCACTGCGGCTAAAAAAGCAGCTGGACGCGCAGGGCGTCACCGTGGACGCGGAGCATCCCCTCTTCGTCTATCTGCCCTGCGGCGTGGGCGGTGGCCCCGGCGGCGTGGCCTTTGGCCTGAAGATGCTGTTCGGCGATGCCGTGCACTGCTTCTTTGCCGAGCCAACCCACTCCCCCTGCATGATGCTGGGCATGGCTACCGGCGAAAACAGCCGTGTTTGCGTGCAGGACTTTGGCATCGACAACCGCACCGCCGCCGATGGCCTTGCTGTGGGGCGCGCCTCCGGCTTTGTGGGCGGGCTGATGCGTCCCTTTATGAGCGGCTGCTACACCTTGCAGGACGAGCGGATGTATACCCTTCTGGCACAGCTGGCTGACGCCGAAGAGCTTTTTCTTGAACCCAGCGCTCTGGCGGGAATGTACGGCCCGGTGCTCACCCAGCCCGGGCAGTTGCTTGGTGCTTACACCGAAACTGCCTTGCCCGCCGGTGCGCTGGCAAACGCCACCCATCTGGTCTGGGCCACCGGCGGAAACATGGTCCCCCGGGAAGAAATGCAGTGCTACTACGCAAAAGGTAAGGCGCTGGCACAGGGGTGA
- a CDS encoding type II toxin-antitoxin system Phd/YefM family antitoxin, protein MTTTNITNFRKNAFDYVEQTIKYNQPVNITTKDGNAVLLSEEDYSGIMETLYLVSAPGMREKIMDGIATPLADCVDETAVEW, encoded by the coding sequence ATGACCACTACAAATATCACGAATTTCCGTAAAAATGCCTTTGACTATGTAGAGCAGACCATTAAATACAACCAGCCCGTCAACATCACCACCAAGGACGGCAATGCCGTACTGCTGTCTGAAGAAGATTACAGCGGCATCATGGAAACGCTGTATCTGGTCTCTGCACCGGGTATGCGTGAAAAGATCATGGACGGAATCGCCACTCCCCTCGCAGACTGCGTAGACGAAACGGCGGTGGAGTGGTAA
- a CDS encoding Txe/YoeB family addiction module toxin, which produces MYKILYTKTAAKDVPKLKSAHLDEKAKALIEIIRVDPFRNPPPYEKLVGDLNGAYSRRINVQHRLVYQVYEKEQTVKILSLWTRYER; this is translated from the coding sequence ATGTACAAAATCCTTTATACCAAAACCGCTGCAAAGGACGTACCAAAACTGAAGTCTGCCCATCTGGATGAAAAGGCAAAGGCACTCATTGAAATCATCCGTGTTGATCCGTTCCGGAACCCTCCCCCGTACGAAAAGCTGGTGGGTGATCTGAACGGTGCATACAGCCGCCGCATCAACGTCCAGCACCGCCTTGTTTATCAGGTCTATGAAAAAGAGCAGACTGTTAAGATCCTCAGTCTGTGGACGCGCTATGAACGATAA
- a CDS encoding YebC/PmpR family DNA-binding transcriptional regulator, whose amino-acid sequence MSGHSKWNNIKRKKEKTDGARAKVFTKIGREISVAVRDGGPNPASNSKLADLIAKAKRMSVPNDNIQRIIKKAEGGDKTEFEAITYEGYGPGGVAVMVETLTDNRNRTAADLRHYFDKNGGNLGAMGCVAFLFNQKGVIDISLEDKDADEAMMDALDAGAEDFDASEDAAEVTTDPENYSAVVKALEEKGYEILSDDLAMVPMTTTRLTDPDQLKLMGKLLDSLEDNDDVQNVWHSLENEENLPE is encoded by the coding sequence ATGTCTGGACATAGCAAATGGAACAACATTAAGCGCAAGAAGGAAAAGACTGACGGCGCCCGTGCCAAGGTCTTTACCAAGATCGGCCGCGAGATCAGCGTTGCCGTCCGTGACGGCGGCCCCAACCCGGCTTCCAACAGCAAGCTGGCAGATCTGATCGCCAAGGCAAAGCGCATGAGCGTGCCCAACGATAACATCCAGCGTATCATCAAGAAGGCCGAGGGCGGCGACAAGACCGAGTTCGAGGCCATCACCTACGAGGGCTACGGCCCCGGCGGCGTGGCAGTCATGGTGGAGACCCTGACCGACAACCGCAACCGCACCGCTGCCGACCTGCGCCACTACTTTGATAAGAACGGCGGCAATCTGGGCGCTATGGGCTGCGTGGCTTTCCTGTTCAACCAGAAGGGTGTCATCGACATCTCTCTGGAGGATAAGGATGCCGACGAGGCTATGATGGATGCTCTGGATGCCGGTGCCGAGGACTTTGATGCCAGCGAGGATGCAGCCGAGGTCACCACTGATCCCGAGAACTACTCCGCTGTGGTCAAGGCTCTGGAAGAGAAGGGCTACGAGATCCTGTCCGACGATCTGGCCATGGTGCCCATGACCACCACCCGTCTGACCGACCCCGATCAGCTGAAGCTGATGGGCAAGCTGCTGGATTCTCTGGAGGATAACGACGACGTCCAGAACGTCTGGCACTCTCTCGAGAACGAAGAGAATCTGCCGGAATAA
- a CDS encoding RsmB/NOP family class I SAM-dependent RNA methyltransferase — protein sequence MPTEYFEQRERALLGQRYEQLYAAPQQTAERGVTVSALRTTPEQFAQRADFPLEPSPFCKAAFVVHQPDFKPGRHPYHHAGVFYSQEPSASSAAPLLGVQPGMRVLDLCAAPGGKSSQLAAALQGRGVLVSNEYVAARAEILKSNLERMGVSNAVVLNETPARIAEALPEFFDRVLVDAPCSGEGMFRKEPVALQQHCEALVKQCAELGAQILDCAAAALAPGGQLVYSTCTFAPEEDEGQVAAFLQRHPEFALADVLGNVDYTFGSAGEENRTGGLPLDVSKVRRIWPCQGGEGHFMARLVKAGTPRTLPPEGEYTPEEQLWLAAAAEAGKKGKGKAKPAKTADARSTRRADSRACRDAVQGTSRRTRDTGAGEATPTQSLAAWQEFARQYFPALAQRPAVVHGGGVLLPVAFPQTGLHVLRAGVFVGSVQKGRFVPEHHLFTAFGSLCTNCEQLTLADCRCTEYLSGREVEARTAADGWCCVTVDGWPLGGGKVSGGRVKNHYPKALRLL from the coding sequence ATGCCTACGGAATATTTTGAGCAGCGGGAACGTGCCCTGCTGGGCCAGCGGTACGAGCAGCTGTATGCCGCCCCGCAGCAGACGGCAGAGCGCGGCGTTACCGTGTCGGCGCTGCGCACCACGCCGGAGCAGTTTGCGCAGAGGGCGGATTTCCCGCTGGAGCCCTCGCCCTTCTGCAAGGCGGCTTTTGTGGTGCATCAGCCGGATTTTAAGCCCGGGCGGCATCCGTACCACCATGCGGGTGTGTTCTACTCGCAGGAGCCATCGGCCTCTTCGGCAGCGCCGCTGCTGGGGGTACAGCCGGGGATGCGGGTGCTGGACCTGTGCGCCGCGCCCGGCGGCAAAAGCAGCCAGCTGGCGGCGGCACTGCAGGGGCGCGGTGTGCTGGTGAGCAACGAGTATGTGGCCGCGCGCGCCGAAATTTTAAAAAGCAACCTTGAGCGCATGGGCGTTTCCAACGCCGTAGTGCTCAACGAGACCCCCGCCCGCATTGCCGAGGCACTGCCGGAGTTTTTTGACCGGGTATTGGTGGATGCGCCCTGCTCCGGCGAGGGAATGTTCCGCAAGGAGCCGGTGGCGCTGCAGCAGCACTGCGAGGCACTGGTAAAGCAGTGTGCAGAGCTGGGCGCGCAGATTCTGGACTGCGCCGCGGCGGCACTGGCTCCCGGCGGGCAGCTGGTGTACTCCACCTGCACCTTTGCGCCGGAGGAGGACGAAGGGCAGGTAGCAGCCTTTTTGCAGCGCCACCCGGAGTTTGCACTGGCAGATGTGCTGGGCAACGTGGACTACACCTTTGGCAGCGCAGGCGAGGAGAACCGCACCGGCGGTCTGCCGCTGGACGTGAGCAAAGTGCGCCGCATCTGGCCCTGTCAGGGCGGCGAGGGGCATTTTATGGCCAGGCTGGTCAAGGCCGGCACGCCCCGCACCCTGCCGCCGGAGGGAGAATACACCCCGGAGGAACAGCTCTGGCTTGCCGCCGCTGCCGAGGCGGGCAAAAAGGGCAAGGGCAAGGCAAAGCCTGCCAAGACCGCAGATGCCCGCAGCACCCGCCGCGCAGACAGCCGCGCCTGCCGGGATGCCGTGCAGGGCACGAGCCGCCGCACCCGGGATACCGGGGCAGGGGAGGCCACCCCTACGCAGAGCCTTGCCGCATGGCAGGAGTTTGCCCGGCAGTATTTCCCAGCGCTGGCGCAGCGCCCGGCTGTGGTGCACGGCGGCGGTGTGTTGCTGCCGGTTGCCTTTCCGCAGACGGGACTTCATGTGCTGCGGGCAGGGGTGTTCGTGGGCAGTGTGCAGAAGGGCCGCTTTGTGCCGGAGCATCATCTGTTCACGGCCTTTGGCAGCCTGTGCACGAACTGCGAGCAGCTGACCCTTGCCGACTGCCGCTGCACCGAGTATCTCTCCGGCCGCGAGGTGGAAGCTCGCACGGCAGCGGACGGCTGGTGCTGCGTGACCGTGGACGGCTGGCCGCTGGGTGGCGGCAAGGTGTCCGGCGGGCGGGTGAAAAACCACTACCCCAAGGCGCTGCGGCTGCTGTAA
- a CDS encoding Mini-ribonuclease 3 — protein sequence MNESEKIDPRELSPLALAFVGDSVLELLVRQRLVEHHRLSAGKLNAEKVKYVSAKAQFREEQLLEPLFTEDELAVFKRGRNASKASVAKHASPEEYRASTGFECLLGWLYLNGQLERVHQLFEVLWQQFDPDQK from the coding sequence ATGAACGAATCAGAAAAGATCGACCCGCGGGAGCTCAGCCCGCTGGCGCTGGCCTTTGTAGGGGACAGTGTGCTGGAGCTGCTGGTGCGCCAGCGTCTGGTGGAGCACCACCGCCTTTCAGCCGGAAAGCTGAACGCCGAAAAGGTCAAGTATGTCTCTGCCAAGGCGCAGTTCCGGGAAGAGCAGTTGCTGGAGCCGCTGTTCACCGAGGACGAGCTGGCCGTATTCAAGCGCGGCCGCAACGCCAGCAAGGCCAGCGTAGCCAAGCACGCCTCCCCGGAGGAATACCGTGCCTCCACCGGCTTCGAGTGCCTGCTGGGCTGGCTGTACCTGAACGGACAGCTGGAGCGCGTGCACCAGCTGTTCGAGGTGCTGTGGCAGCAGTTTGACCCTGACCAGAAATAA
- the obgE gene encoding GTPase ObgE, which produces MAAQTNFIDIATIWLHAGKGGDGAVSFHREKFVAAGGPDGGDGGRGGDIIFVADDHLSTLMDFRYKRKYVAPEGGKGGASLCHGKNAENLVIKVPLGTVIKDAESGLVIADLSDHTPVTIAKGGRGGYGNAHFATPTRQIPKFAKPGMPGEDLQVTLELKLIADVGLIGFPNVGKSTLISTISAAKPKIANYHFTTLVPTLGVVSVGEGASFVCADIPGLIEGASEGIGLGHDFLRHVERCRLLLHVVDVSGSECRDPIEDFEKINEELAKFSPVLAERPQIVVGNKCDLATEEQIETFRQYVESKGLTFVPISAATMQGVKQLPGLVYNRLKDIPQVPVFTPEYKKPEAKKNGRDFTIQRMEAHVWSVDAPWLEYILAGSNVDDYESLQFFQRQLGESGILDALVQKGVEENDTILIGEYQFDYIF; this is translated from the coding sequence ATGGCAGCACAGACTAACTTTATCGACATCGCCACGATATGGCTCCATGCGGGCAAGGGCGGCGATGGTGCGGTGAGCTTCCACCGCGAAAAATTCGTGGCCGCAGGCGGCCCGGACGGCGGCGACGGCGGCCGGGGCGGCGACATCATCTTTGTGGCGGACGACCATCTGTCCACCCTGATGGATTTCCGCTATAAGCGCAAGTATGTGGCCCCGGAGGGCGGCAAGGGCGGCGCAAGCTTGTGCCACGGCAAAAATGCCGAAAATCTGGTCATCAAGGTGCCGCTGGGCACCGTGATCAAGGACGCCGAGAGCGGCCTTGTTATCGCAGACCTGTCCGACCATACCCCGGTCACCATTGCTAAGGGCGGCCGCGGCGGCTACGGCAACGCACACTTTGCCACCCCCACCCGCCAGATCCCCAAGTTTGCAAAGCCCGGTATGCCCGGCGAGGATCTGCAGGTGACCTTGGAGCTGAAGTTGATTGCAGACGTGGGTCTGATCGGCTTCCCCAACGTGGGCAAGTCCACCCTCATCTCCACTATCAGCGCCGCCAAGCCCAAGATCGCCAACTACCACTTTACCACCCTTGTGCCCACGCTGGGCGTTGTGTCGGTGGGCGAGGGCGCAAGCTTTGTCTGCGCCGACATCCCCGGCCTGATCGAGGGTGCCAGCGAGGGCATTGGTCTGGGTCATGATTTCCTGCGCCATGTGGAGCGCTGCCGCCTGCTGCTGCACGTCGTTGACGTTTCCGGCAGTGAGTGCCGCGACCCTATCGAGGACTTTGAAAAGATCAACGAGGAGCTGGCCAAGTTCAGCCCCGTGCTGGCCGAGCGCCCGCAGATCGTGGTGGGCAACAAGTGCGACCTTGCCACCGAGGAGCAGATCGAGACCTTCCGCCAGTATGTGGAGAGCAAGGGTCTGACCTTTGTGCCTATCTCTGCCGCCACCATGCAGGGCGTCAAGCAGCTGCCGGGGCTCGTGTACAACCGCCTCAAGGATATCCCGCAGGTGCCGGTGTTCACCCCCGAGTACAAAAAGCCGGAGGCCAAGAAGAACGGCCGCGACTTCACCATCCAGCGCATGGAAGCCCATGTGTGGAGCGTGGATGCCCCGTGGCTGGAGTATATTCTGGCCGGCAGCAACGTGGACGACTACGAGAGTTTGCAGTTCTTCCAGCGTCAGCTGGGCGAGAGCGGCATTCTGGACGCGCTGGTGCAGAAGGGCGTGGAAGAGAACGATACCATCCTTATCGGCGAGTATCAGTTCGACTATATCTTCTAA
- the rpmA gene encoding 50S ribosomal protein L27 produces MAHKKGVGSTKNGRDSAAQRLGTKRADGQFVLAGNILVRQRGTHIMPGENVGKGSDDTLFALVDGTVRFERVGKSGKKCSVKQ; encoded by the coding sequence ATGGCACATAAAAAGGGCGTAGGCAGCACCAAGAACGGCCGCGATTCCGCAGCACAGCGTCTGGGCACCAAGCGTGCAGACGGTCAGTTCGTTCTGGCCGGCAACATCCTGGTTCGTCAGCGTGGCACCCACATCATGCCGGGTGAGAACGTTGGCAAGGGCAGCGATGACACCCTGTTTGCTCTGGTGGACGGCACCGTCCGTTTCGAGCGCGTGGGCAAGAGCGGCAAGAAGTGCAGCGTTAAGCAGTAA
- the rplU gene encoding 50S ribosomal protein L21: MYAIIVTGGKQYRVEQGDIVYIEKLDVEADSEVKFDQVLAIGEEGSVKVGAPVVEGATVSAKVIKNGKGKKLNIITYRAKKHSARRMGHRQPYTKVEITAING, encoded by the coding sequence ATGTACGCAATCATTGTTACCGGCGGTAAGCAGTACCGCGTGGAGCAGGGCGACATCGTCTACATCGAAAAGCTGGACGTTGAGGCCGACTCCGAAGTGAAGTTTGATCAGGTTCTCGCTATTGGCGAGGAGGGTTCTGTGAAGGTTGGCGCTCCTGTTGTTGAGGGTGCTACCGTTTCTGCCAAGGTCATCAAGAATGGCAAGGGCAAGAAGCTGAACATCATCACCTATCGCGCAAAGAAGCACAGTGCTCGCCGTATGGGCCATCGTCAGCCCTACACCAAGGTTGAGATCACTGCGATCAACGGCTAA
- the lgt gene encoding prolipoprotein diacylglyceryl transferase, producing the protein MTNLVQFPGLGLSFHLNRVAFTIGGVSIYWYGVCIAVGLCLALVFAFRHSLEFGVDPDSMVDVILIGVVLGIISARAYYVAMAPFQYNSIWEMIAIRDGGLAIYGGIIGGFLFGGLACKWRGVPVLPMFDLTAMGFLIGQGCGRWGNFFNQEAFGCNTTLPWGMYSEATRAYLMSSTVTVPKGVVIDPNLPVHPTFLYESIWCFVGFFLLFRYIKKRKFNGDITLRYLVWYGAGRFWIEGLRTDSLMLVPSIGLRASQLVAGIAVVAGIAAEVYFTRKFKGKPLFVPLALNAENKAAKKKLDGPISFAGKDTQLLASSPRKLFLEKTEAYNAQVKAAIEQAGQKKA; encoded by the coding sequence CTGACAAATCTGGTGCAGTTCCCGGGTCTGGGGCTGAGTTTTCACCTGAACCGTGTGGCCTTTACCATCGGCGGGGTCAGCATCTACTGGTACGGCGTGTGCATCGCGGTGGGTCTGTGTCTGGCACTGGTCTTTGCCTTTCGGCACAGTCTGGAATTTGGCGTAGACCCGGACAGCATGGTGGACGTCATCCTCATCGGCGTGGTGCTGGGCATTATCAGCGCCCGCGCCTACTATGTGGCTATGGCACCGTTCCAGTACAATAGTATCTGGGAGATGATCGCCATCCGCGATGGCGGCCTTGCCATCTACGGCGGCATCATCGGCGGCTTTTTGTTCGGCGGTCTGGCCTGCAAGTGGCGGGGCGTGCCGGTACTGCCCATGTTCGACCTGACTGCTATGGGCTTTCTCATCGGGCAGGGCTGCGGCCGCTGGGGCAACTTCTTCAATCAGGAGGCCTTTGGCTGCAACACCACCCTGCCGTGGGGTATGTACAGCGAGGCCACCCGCGCTTACCTGATGAGCAGCACGGTCACGGTACCCAAGGGCGTGGTCATCGACCCCAACCTGCCGGTGCATCCCACCTTTTTGTACGAGAGCATCTGGTGCTTTGTGGGCTTCTTCCTGCTGTTCCGCTACATTAAAAAGCGCAAGTTCAACGGCGACATCACCCTGCGGTATCTGGTGTGGTACGGCGCGGGCCGTTTCTGGATCGAGGGGCTGCGCACCGACAGCCTGATGCTGGTACCCTCCATCGGGCTGCGGGCTTCCCAGCTGGTGGCAGGCATCGCCGTGGTGGCGGGCATTGCGGCAGAGGTGTACTTTACCCGGAAATTCAAGGGCAAGCCCCTGTTTGTGCCGCTGGCGCTGAACGCAGAAAACAAGGCAGCCAAAAAGAAGCTGGATGGCCCCATCTCCTTTGCGGGTAAGGACACCCAACTGCTGGCTTCCAGCCCGCGCAAGCTGTTTTTGGAAAAGACCGAGGCCTATAATGCACAGGTGAAAGCCGCCATAGAACAGGCTGGGCAGAAAAAAGCGTAA
- the yfmH gene encoding EF-P 5-aminopentanol modification-associated protein YfmH, with the protein MPQNNQTLLEKTVADQWQTLPSGLTVLVHPMPGYSSTHVIYATKFGSIDRDFCLNGQTVHLPAGVAHFLEHKMFEDEDGDAFAKYAKTGANANAFTSFDRTCYLFTATQQLDESLDVLLGMVGHPYFTEQTIAKEQGIIGQEIKMYDDSPDWRLITGLFECLYHSHPIRSDIAGTVESIAEITPAMLYDSCKAFYAPGNMVLAAAGNTTMEQILAACKRHGLMEPRPAEKVQRLWATEPMTLAATEKTLTMPVSKPCFGVGFKEEPLPAGDLRTEALYDLVLSCIVGGMSPLYRRLYDEGLVNPGFGGEVLRVDGCCCILFTGESDVPDTVRQLLLDEIARVRAAGVDREVFTLCKNEKYGQLIENLENVEDSASQMADFALSGQTVAQQISMLAGLTAEDADAALQHILCTDRMATMYILPDGTAQAAEEDEEEEE; encoded by the coding sequence ATGCCGCAGAATAACCAGACCCTGCTGGAAAAGACCGTGGCCGACCAGTGGCAGACCCTGCCCTCCGGCCTGACGGTGCTGGTGCACCCCATGCCGGGCTATTCCAGCACCCATGTGATCTATGCCACCAAGTTCGGCTCCATCGACCGGGATTTCTGCCTGAACGGGCAAACGGTGCATCTGCCGGCGGGTGTAGCGCATTTTCTGGAGCACAAGATGTTCGAGGACGAGGACGGCGACGCTTTTGCCAAGTACGCAAAGACCGGTGCCAACGCCAACGCCTTTACCAGCTTTGACCGCACCTGTTACCTGTTCACCGCCACCCAGCAGCTGGACGAAAGTCTGGACGTGCTGCTGGGTATGGTGGGCCACCCCTACTTTACCGAGCAGACCATCGCCAAGGAGCAGGGCATCATCGGGCAGGAGATCAAAATGTACGATGACAGCCCGGACTGGCGGCTCATCACCGGCCTGTTCGAGTGTCTGTACCACAGCCACCCCATCCGCAGCGATATCGCGGGCACGGTGGAAAGTATTGCCGAGATCACGCCCGCCATGCTGTACGACAGCTGCAAGGCCTTTTATGCCCCGGGCAATATGGTGCTGGCTGCTGCCGGCAACACCACCATGGAGCAGATCCTTGCCGCCTGCAAGCGGCACGGTCTGATGGAGCCCCGCCCGGCAGAAAAGGTGCAGCGGCTGTGGGCCACGGAGCCTATGACCCTTGCCGCTACGGAAAAAACGCTGACCATGCCGGTTTCCAAGCCCTGCTTCGGCGTAGGCTTTAAGGAAGAGCCGCTGCCAGCGGGTGATCTGCGCACCGAGGCACTGTACGACCTTGTGCTCAGCTGCATCGTGGGCGGGATGTCGCCGCTGTACCGCCGCCTGTATGACGAAGGCCTTGTGAACCCCGGCTTTGGCGGCGAGGTGCTGCGGGTGGACGGCTGCTGCTGCATCCTGTTCACCGGCGAGAGCGATGTGCCGGACACCGTGCGCCAGCTGCTGCTGGACGAGATCGCCCGGGTGCGCGCCGCAGGTGTGGACAGGGAAGTGTTTACCCTGTGCAAGAACGAAAAATACGGTCAGCTGATCGAAAATCTGGAAAACGTGGAGGACTCGGCCAGCCAGATGGCAGACTTTGCCCTCAGCGGCCAGACGGTGGCGCAGCAGATCTCCATGCTGGCCGGGCTGACCGCAGAGGATGCGGACGCTGCTTTGCAGCACATCCTGTGCACCGACCGCATGGCTACCATGTACATCCTGCCGGATGGCACGGCGCAGGCAGCGGAAGAGGACGAGGAGGAAGAAGAATGA
- a CDS encoding M16 family metallopeptidase has protein sequence MERTLIAPGVHLSCDPASKFNRCRISIHFAFPAQRKTATAHALLPLVMERGYADCPDMTRLTKKLAKLYGADLTVDARPMGCNHNLCVSVTGIKDAFALEGEALTAEYTKIALGAAFHPYLVDGCFDPQAVSIEKQMLKKGLEDEINDKRIYCLHQANREFFGDSPAGVRQEGYLEEVDGLTPAMLTDAYRQMLRTANIELLVLGCDTAQTAAIRDALLAELACIDRAPLPLVENMAMPTIAPVHKTENYDMVQAKLCMLFTLGQPMQPQQLAAVRLAMALYGGSVTSRLFLNVRERDHLCYYCSSSFQSFTGSMAVNSGVEHADAARAEQAILKELADLCTGPITDEEFEDCRRGLLSGMNGVEDSLGGIESWYYIEVLRAGANSAAPIQSPEQARNALRTVTKDEVRDILRRLTLSVSYLLTKEDAAHAAE, from the coding sequence TTGGAACGTACTCTCATTGCACCGGGCGTGCATCTTTCCTGCGACCCGGCTTCTAAATTCAACCGCTGCCGCATCAGCATCCACTTTGCTTTTCCGGCTCAGCGTAAAACGGCCACTGCCCACGCGCTTTTGCCGCTGGTGATGGAGCGCGGCTATGCGGACTGCCCGGATATGACCCGGCTGACCAAAAAGCTGGCAAAGCTCTACGGCGCAGACCTGACCGTGGATGCCCGCCCCATGGGCTGCAACCACAACCTCTGCGTCAGTGTGACTGGCATCAAGGATGCCTTTGCGCTGGAAGGCGAGGCGCTGACCGCCGAGTACACGAAAATCGCGCTGGGTGCGGCCTTCCATCCCTATCTTGTGGATGGCTGCTTCGACCCGCAGGCTGTCAGCATTGAAAAGCAGATGCTGAAAAAGGGGCTTGAGGACGAGATCAACGATAAACGCATCTACTGCCTGCATCAGGCCAACCGGGAGTTCTTTGGTGACAGCCCGGCGGGCGTGCGGCAGGAGGGCTATCTGGAAGAGGTGGACGGCCTTACCCCGGCTATGCTGACCGATGCCTACCGGCAGATGCTGCGCACCGCCAACATCGAACTGCTGGTGCTGGGCTGCGATACCGCCCAGACCGCCGCCATCCGGGACGCTTTGCTGGCAGAACTTGCCTGCATCGACCGTGCCCCGCTGCCGCTGGTGGAAAACATGGCCATGCCCACCATTGCACCGGTGCACAAGACCGAAAACTATGATATGGTGCAGGCAAAGCTGTGTATGCTGTTCACGCTGGGACAGCCCATGCAGCCGCAGCAGCTGGCAGCCGTGCGCCTTGCCATGGCGCTGTACGGCGGCAGCGTGACCAGCCGCCTGTTCCTCAACGTGCGGGAGCGGGACCATCTGTGCTACTACTGCTCCTCCTCCTTCCAGAGCTTTACCGGCAGTATGGCGGTGAACAGCGGTGTGGAGCACGCCGACGCCGCCCGCGCAGAGCAGGCGATTCTGAAAGAGCTTGCCGACCTGTGCACCGGCCCTATTACCGACGAGGAATTCGAGGACTGCCGCCGGGGTCTGCTCAGCGGCATGAACGGGGTAGAGGACAGCCTTGGCGGCATCGAAAGCTGGTACTACATCGAGGTGCTGCGCGCAGGTGCCAACAGCGCCGCGCCCATCCAAAGCCCGGAGCAGGCGCGGAATGCCCTGCGCACTGTGACCAAGGACGAGGTGCGGGATATCCTGCGCCGCCTGACCCTCTCGGTCAGCTATCTGCTTACAAAGGAGGATGCTGCCCATGCCGCAGAATAA